The Thalassotalea psychrophila genome window below encodes:
- a CDS encoding TetR/AcrR family transcriptional regulator, whose product MRDADQTRQKILEVSADEIHKHGFTATSLSAIIKRCEISKGAVYHHFANKMELGYAVFEEVFTPMFLAMWQPAVEVEDPIEGLCQFFTQMSKESSCDEIVCGCPLNNLCQEMSGIDEGFRLRILNMQQQLNQLISINLQRISAQLRPEIDVTQVAYFIVASFNGSSNLSKSSQNKDLFDKVINELCLYIRSLRKNNKPTQ is encoded by the coding sequence ATGAGAGATGCCGATCAAACTCGTCAAAAAATATTAGAAGTTAGTGCTGATGAGATCCATAAGCATGGTTTCACCGCTACTAGTTTATCGGCAATTATCAAACGCTGTGAAATTTCCAAAGGTGCTGTGTATCACCACTTTGCCAATAAAATGGAATTAGGATACGCGGTTTTTGAAGAAGTCTTCACTCCAATGTTTTTAGCCATGTGGCAACCTGCCGTTGAAGTTGAAGACCCAATCGAGGGATTATGTCAGTTTTTTACTCAGATGAGTAAAGAATCTAGTTGTGATGAAATCGTTTGTGGGTGTCCTTTAAATAACTTATGTCAAGAAATGTCAGGCATTGACGAGGGTTTTAGACTCAGAATTTTAAATATGCAGCAGCAACTCAATCAACTTATCTCGATAAATTTACAACGAATTTCCGCACAATTACGCCCTGAAATAGACGTCACCCAAGTAGCCTACTTTATTGTTGCCAGTTTTAATGGTTCATCAAACTTAAGTAAGAGCTCACAAAACAAAGATTTGTTCGATAAAGTAATTAATGAACTTTGTTTATACATTCGTAGCCTAAGAAAAAATAACAAACCTACCCAATAG